ATCACAAAGAATaaggtattttaaaaagatgagtTTTAAGTCGTGATTTGAATAGGGATAAAGAatcagtgttgttgttgtcggGAAGAGAGTTCCAAGATGGGGGGCAGTGAGACTAAATGCCATAGAGCCCGTGGTAGTCGAACGTGCAGTGGGTGTAGAAAGAAGACCCACAGTGGAAGAACAAAGAGTCTTGCAATGTTCTCGCACAATATGATAATCTCATATTAATTCGCTTCATGTAATCTtatgttgacacacacacacacacacacccctcaaGTGTCTAGCAGCCTAACTATTCCTATTGTCAGGGGCTGTAGACAAACGTTTTTTTGCGCTaaactttaaatctttaatataaaatcCAATAAGTGAAATCAGTTGACAAATGTAAACGTTACACTCCTTTTTCACCCAGGCTAATATGGCGATGATGCTGACATTTGTTTCAGCCTCTAGGTTTATATGTCCATGGCTGTTTCCCTATTGCAGTCTTTAAGCCAAGCTTTCACTTTTTGCCGGGCTGCCTATTTAGCATATAAACCTTCATACGTGTTTCTAAATGGCTGCTGGGTTTATTCTTAAAACATATGCTTAACTGTGGGACTTTAATGTAGGTCTATTGatttcacacaaacatgaactCGGACCGACAAGTTGACAACGTGACAACAGAGCTGTGAGGTTCAATGTAAAATACTGCTCACGctgaaaaaaattgcaaaaatgttAGTGATTTTTAAATAGCTTAAAACTCTCTGTATAGGGATTCTTGTGGCCTCAGACCCCAATGAGACACAAATGCCATCTAAATCATATTGTGCGTTGCCAAATCTTCATGGAtgtcaacatttaaatgtaatttttttaaaaagctgaatttcATTCTGGGTTTCTGGCAGAGTGGAGTGATTCATGACAGACCGCATTTGGTACTAATGTCTTACAGCCTCAAACTCCGATGGACATCCAAGTGGACACAGAATGTATTCGTGGATTCATTTCCAAGAAAGAATGTCCAGAGGTCTGACTCCCAACATTTCACacaagaaattacatttatactGAGAAATTCCTGGGTCAAATGTAAACCCAGGAATCTGAGTGGACCTGACAGCTGAATTCAGCGACACCTAAAGTGAAAATAGAAGCTTCTCCACCAGCTGCGTAATACTTCATTAGTCAAACAAGCATACAAACCTCCTTCGCCAGTTTCTGTCCTTGCTCAGTGGCTATAGGCTTCTCCTTCATGTCATTTAATTTGGCAATGGTTTTAGGGTCATCACGAAGATCAATCTGAAAGATAGAAGAGACACTTCCTCTGAGTTAAGTCAGCATTGCTATCACCGAAATAATACACGCATGCATAATAGTTacaaataattagaatttaGGAGCATAAAATCACTACACTCACTACGCTTCTACACACATTCGTTGAGTCAAAGAGTTGGACTGCATAACGGGCCGTGTGTTTTCTCATTCTGAAACAAGCCCACGTTGGCCAACACTTCCTGCTCTAGTGCAAAGCGATTTCACAGCCAACCACAAGGTTCCTTAGTCTGCTATTATTATTCCCTGCAACACTCACGAACACAAAACCTGCTCCCATCTTGGTAATACCCAATTATGAAAAATGCATCCACCTTAGCAATCTCACAGGGCGCGGCCTCCATGAACCCTTTTCGTGATTGGCATGATTTGTTGCAGCATGGCTCACTATTACAAAGTTCATGTGTGTCAGCATTTCAGCGTAGAGCAGCAAGTGAGTTATGGTGAAAACTGATAACAGAGCTGTGAACATCAGCCGACACAAGATAAATCAGACACCCACTCCATCCTCTTCATCACCGCTGGGCCTAGGCTGCACCGGTGTTTGGTTGCCAGGGAACACAGACCAAAATCACCCTCAAGTCAGCTGTAATTTTTAAGAGGGCATATGGTACTGGCATTTGGTTTTATGGCTtacaaaataagtaaatatttcAGATTAGTGGATTATCTCTTAACTTCCATTTATTTCTCACATCTATTGAGAATTACCATTACCAgctttttcatatttgcattacttaaattatgttttaaaatatcagaCTTAATAATCATATCTGAAGTAGTGAAGACTCTAGATCAAACCTACATTGGATCTAAACCAATCGGGAGCCAGGTCACTCCTGCGTCCTAAACAGGTTTTTAGTGTtctgattttttaaatattctattCATGCATTGGCTCAGGTTTAGGGCTCCAAGGTTAAATCGTTTTGTCACcagtatttaaagttatttattattaatataatttaatagaCAAGTTTATGTGTAATTTAGAAAACACCAAAAATTACTATCCAATTCTTCAGTTTCCAGCTGTGTGGAACTTTTTAGCTCtttttagctcattgttttaGGTTTAGAGCAACACACAACAGATAGAGACAAAGTGACTGGAACATACTGTAGTGGAGCACGTAGCAGATAAAGAGCCAGATTTTCTCAGGAGTTGGTAGAGAGAATACTAGACTTCCTCAAGTTGCCAGAAACAGATTTCTAAATTAATactattgtaaaaaatataatcagtcAGTAGAAGCAGCAGTAGAAGCAGCAGCATTAGTAGTACTGCATTTACTGGagacaaaggaaaatatttaaaatcttgaTTATCAATTATAGTCCAGGCCCAAACAGAACTTTcggaaaaaaaattacaaattagcACAAATTAAGTTCAGCTTTTACTCCGAACTAAAGTCATAGATAAAGGTGTGATGTGCACTGTCAAGGTGGTTGTAATTGGCAAAAAAGTAGCTTCTGCTATTGTGTGAAAGAATTTTAGAACAGATACCCAGGTGTGCGACACTAGGAAAATCATGTTAATCTATTATTACTTTGCTAGGTCTGTGTCAAATGTCGGCGGCCTCCTAAAATCAATGATAATacagcttttctttactttctttttttacaactttAGTGGGATTTTACAAAGGTTGAGGGGCAGATATCAGCATCTGTGATTTGGACTGACATTCAGCcaactaatatttttaatattgcatCTGTTGATGAGAAATATCTCTCAAAATCTGCAAAGTAAGATGACATATGATTATTAATATGACGATTATTCATGAAGTGCCataattcaaatatttcaaCACAGTTTATAAAAGCAGTGTAGAGTATTACTCCATGAATCTTAACAGATGCCATTTACTGCTTTGTCCTTGGTTCAAAGCCAACACACTATTTTGTCCTTTGTTCACACTTTTCACACAACAGCTGAGCGTGTGTGACACTTtcttcccccccaaaaaaagctaaaattctgcattttcttttttattacccaactgaatgtaaaatgtgtgcCCAGAATGGGAATGTTGATTTTATACATATTGCgaataacaaaagcaaaatagaaaaaaaagaccaatgTTGTTGCTGTAATCCTACAAAATTCAGCAGCTACCAGTATGAATATGAAATCACACAGCTGAGCATGAGGATATGTGGTGATATTACAGTGTTTTACAGACTTACCTGGGTGCCAATGAGCAGGTAAGGGACACTGGGTGCATACTCCTGCAACTCAGGCACCCACTCCTCACGCACATTCTGGAAACTGGCAGGGTTTACCACGGAAAAGCAGATGAGGAAGACATCAGTCATGGGGTAGGACAAAGGCCTGAGGCGGTCGTAGTCCTCCTAAAAAGTGAGGGACAGCAACGATTAACACTGAGACGTAGGGACGTAGAACATAACGGAACCAGTGACAAGATTCATCACCATTTCTTTACATAATTACTTTTCTCGAATtatcaaaatgtgttaaatatgaGTTCCAAATGTTTCATATTGGAGCCACTAACCATGCTCAGTGATTAGCTAGTTCTCTGGCCATTTTATATGAATGATGTGGACTATTACGACAGGAATGTTAGGCATGAAAGAAAGCACTTGGAATTCGGTTAGGAAGAGATACGAGAGGTCATTCGTCCTTTGCTCTCCCCACCCTGACACAAATAATGAGGGATTATTTAACAGTTGCAGTCCGTTCACGCGAGCTGAGCACAAGGCTTTGCCAAAAGACTCTGACGACCAGACAAACTGCCCGCTCAGATATTTGTATTGTGTAAATGGCTAACTCACAAACGCAAGACTGCCCTTTGTGCGACAGATCAAACACCCCCTTGTCCTCACCAAAGATAAACCCTTTTGACAGAGTATCCGACTTGCACACATATGAATATTCATGACCCGTCTCGCTTCTTCTGATGGCACGTAGTTTTCTGCTGAAGACACACGGAATCGATGGATCTCCAGTAATTAGATATGACTCAACTAGACTAACTCAGCCCAAGTGCATCAATCTCACTCCGTTGGCCTGGAAATCAACACTCCACATACCTGAAATCAAAGCAAAATGGATACAACATCCCACTGGGGCAGAGACAGTTGCAATGGGACAGCTAAGGGCTGGCATGACAGTCTTTCATTGTGATGCCTCCAGCGAGTCCCATTctctgccaaacacacacagcacggTCCAATACCATCACTCTAAAGACTCTCACGCAAATGGATTACAGGAAGTGGTTATGCAAATGTCAGAAGATTCACCAAATAGCAGTAGATCAGCCAGGCAAGGCGTCATCTTTTGTCGCCTGCGTAATGAATTTAAGATATACTGACTTTAAATGAGATCAGAGCAgatgatgaaacaaaaatctTCATGCCTCTGCTCATATTGTATATGACTCCAATAAGCTTTGGTGGAGCGGGTCAAGTAGAtgtaattcaaacatttatgaGTACAATATTTCACAGAACTGACTCATGCGGGAATTTCAAATAAATCTTAGATGCTGTTTTTGATGTCTTGGAGGGCCACGGGGTTTGGGGAGATTGTCAAATGACATGATTTAGTGTTTTGACAACACAGTCTGTTAAGGAACTTTCCTGTGACTGACAGCTTACCTGACACTATCTCAGCTTCCTGACATGAGGAATCAATTATGGATGCAAACCATCTGGTGCTTCAAAGAAAGGCAAGACAAACAGCATGGATGATTTGCAGATGGTTTGCTTCACACATTTGTAGTTTGACTGTCTGAATtgagcttgaaaaaaaaaagaagagttgaGCAAGAAATACACGATCAGATACCGAATTTAACATTagaagctgatttttttttttttacatgaggTTAGGTCAAGTGTGTCCTACCACAATCAGCAAAAAGGAACTTGCTGCAATCATTCCTCCTTAATAAAAGAAATTTCTTCCTAAAGCCCTTTCAATAGAAAATATGGGGGCAaaaatccacagtccttgtTTTCTGCAAAACTATATTAACATGTGTAACTTGGGCTAAAATAAGGTTTAAttagtctgtgtttttttgAAGCATCAATTCATTCATTCCTAAATTCATGGcatcacacagacactaaaatcGACATCGTCATTCATCTGCGCTCTGGGACGTCTGTTGTTGTCCATTAGCTCTTAGAAACACATCCGCCAAACACACTTCATTCCAACCCCCGATAATTTTAACACACATTGCCCCATACGCTCAGAATCCACACGTTCTTGTACAGCAGCTGGTCAATTGTGTATGCGCGACATTTAAAGTGGAATTATGCAGACTGCGATCAGCGAGGCTACTATAAGGGTCTTGGTTTTAAACAATAACAGTATAATAATCTGTGCCAAAGACGAACATGCTAGTCCAGGTTGCTGACTTGACAACTAACCTAACGTGAGTACAAAAGATTCAGCGTTGGTTATAATGTCTGTATGGCGATTGTGAATAATAcgattaatttataaaatgaccaGCGTTATCCTAAAGAGCCGTTTCAATATAATATTGCAAATTTGTGTTTCACTCAGGAGTTTTTTCCTGTTGAGTTAGATTATCAGGAAACTAACAGAAATATGTAATTGAAACTAAAATGCTGCAGCATTGGTTTCCACTTTGTGTCCTTTTATTGCATTCACAGTGGTTAGCGctgttgcctcacagctagaaggtggCTGATTTGCGTCCCCCCCTGACTTTTTGTGTggaatttgcatttttttcccccgtgcttgtgtgggatttccacccacagtccaaagacatgttaggttatttggtgactctaaattgcttgtaggtgtgagtgtgaaaggttTTCTGTGAAAATTCTGTCGACTTCTCaatgtgttggccctgagatagactggcgacctgtccagggtggaccctctCTCTTGCCAACTGGGATAGGCTCAGGCCTGCTGCATCCCTAAACAGgttaagcagttacagataatagagGGATACgttttttagaaatattgcaGACGGTGGGTTTTGGTGCCTATCGTTTGCATCATCTTTTAGAAGTATCTCTTAAAGGTGTGTATTAATATGAGGAAGGGTTACAgtaagtacaaccccaattttatggaaaatattatcacattttgaatttgagggCAGccacacatctcaaaaaagttggaagaggggcaactaAAGGCTGTAAAGTACttgccgcaaatcaaaaacaaatcgAGGAGCATTTAGCACCATctagcttgttatcagtggacagtttaaaagccttGATCTCTGTAGGTATCGGGGGGCATTAGTTTCAGTaatgtcagtgtttattttctattgtgaataaaatatgggttgatgagatttgcaaatcggtgcattctgtttttatttcccaaCTTTTGTGGAACTGGGGTTGTAAAAGAGTGTTGCATTGAGATCACTGGAAAAAATGGGAACTCATGCTTTAAATTTATGTATTGTGAAAAACCCTATTTAGTCTGAGAAAACAGTTTGAAGAAGGACCTTTCCAAGCCTGATGATGTCATACATCTTCTCTATCAGACACTACCCTTTTCCAGGACATTTACTGGGACAAGGACAAGCATGAGCCTGCACAGTACTGTATTTGctattacagtacatacaccTTGCCTCCATATCTATCACATGAGATCTAGCATATTCTGgtttatgtgtctctgtgtgttcatGACCTCTGCTTGCCCAAGTGAATGCTGCGTTCCACTGCTGAGCCACAGACATAAAGGAACACAGTGTAAGCCACTCGGCAGTTTACTGTAAACAGGCCTAGAGCTTCTCTGAGACCCATCGCTGCCTCTTACACCGTTTTCATCAGTACAACCCTGACTGTAGCCAATGGACACAGTAAGGCACAGACTGAGCGAATGCTCCTACACTATTTGATCAGCACTGAGTCCAGAAATGTTTAGACTCACACTGCTTTTATAGTGCTATGGAAGAAAGTTTCCACCAGAAGtgtgtaatttttatttgtacagtTAAACAGTTCATTTGTGCATCAGGTTGCACATAATATTATTTCTAATGCCTACAGGAGTGTACAGTAAATAAGTGgtaaaggaagaaagaaaaaaacctttttaaaaaaaaaggaaaagatgaatttCTCTCCGTGCAAGTCGACGTTTCCATCACAAGTCTGCATCTTCATGTGGCCACTGTGGCAGCTCCTCTGTGCGACTGTTCTCTGTTGACTCAGTGACATATGAGTGCTATAATATCAGTGAGTCACTCACTCCTCCATCACCCCCTCCTACTACTGCTCCCTCCTTTCtatccttctcctcttcttctcctgccTTCTCCTCAGGGCTCTATAAACCAGCTATGTCAACAGAGTCAGAGACGCCAGCTCTAACATGGCCGCTGGGTGAGAACGCAAGCCCAGACAGACGCTTCTTCTAAAGTTTTGCGTCTGATCTTCCAATCTCCACATTTTAGTGGATTGAACACGAGGAATAAAAGTCTACTTATATGCTTCTTTCTGTGTTACTAGTTCTTTAATGATGATTAATGATTATTTATGGAGAGAATGTCCTGCAATATTccattcaaatatttatcagTTTATGGCTTTTAATGGTAGTGATGCATGCAGCATGGTAGAACATGCGGtagacaaagacattttcagaATGATTAGAAACAGCTATGTGATCTTATACACATCCCTTAAACACGCTCTAGCataattttgtgtttcagaaTGTGTGTGCTGAAATGCAAAGTTGCATAAAAGATTACTTGATCAAACCAGTTGATTGACAGAAACTCAGTCCCTCAATTGACTTAGTGAACCCACTTAACTTTGAATATTTCTATCCATTAAATGTTACTGTATTTACCATGGTAAGTCCCACTCAGCTCACGAAAAGCTTTCTGGGGCTCTAGTGAAGCTGTCGCTGATTATGCCTTTAGGGGTTATGCCAGCTTCAGCCTGGTGACTATACAAAGTGAAAGCGTGAGGCTGacaatgtaatatatttttcctGCAATAAAGCATTATCTTCATTGCTAAAGTTTCATATATCTTATTCATTTGAGTCACAGCTCCATTGTTGTCCAGAAACCACACTGTTGGTGTTTCTTGTTTGCCATGAACACacactgtagtttattttgaCTCAGTCCCACATAAAGTGTCCTGCTGCCCCACATCCTCAGTAGAGCATCAAATGTGGATTAATTTGCCAAAGTATAGATCCCCATAAATGTACGATTTACAGATGTTTAAGcagaatttgtttaaaaataaacgTCCAGCTGAAATGGAATGCACTACAGCGTcctctatatactgtatgtgtctgaCTGTTCCGTGTTTAAGACTGACCATTATATACTGCAATTGAGAAATTCTACAATGAGGCGAAAAGAAAGTAGTGCGCATGGCGTGTACTTTCTGCTAACAATCTCACAATGTCAAGAGGAAGAAATTACACTTTATCCTTTGACGCAACACCAGAGGTTGTATAATTCTGACTTCCTACTTGAAAACGCATGATAGAACAGCCCTCCGTTGGGGCTCTGTTTTCAAAACTCGAACCCATATCAATTTGTATAATTGTGTGTCTGCTTGTATTCTATTGCTGAAAGGGATGTTGATTCAGTTATTGGATTTGGATGCAATAAGGAAAATTCAGAATCATGGCAGCTTCAACTTCCAAAGGCAAGCTTACAAACTGGAGGGATGGGCCTGAAAAACTGCATTTCTACGAAACAGGTGTAATGAAGATACAGTTTTagatgcaatggataacatcTAGCATGTTTGTAACTTAACCCATATCGGTTACATATATCTCAACCTTGCTCCGTGCATCTTGTGTTTGTAGGCTCAAGAGTCTAGGAAAGTCCGAGCAGCTGAGACTCCCAGCTGGGTAAAACCATTTCTAGCCTGCATCTTCCAACACTTACCCCCTTCCCCACCTGTCATGCTCCCACCCCTGCTGTAATATCTCTGGGTCACTGGGCCACTTTAGGTTGCTGTGTCAAAAAAAGTAAAGGACTCAGACTGCACCAAACACTCACAGGAGACGGCATAATGTGTGAAGTGAATAGGTAAAAGTGATTACAGGCTGTGCAGTGGGGTGCGAGACATTTGAAGAGCTTAGAAAATGAGGGACGGTCCCACAACAAAGTGGGAGTTAATAGGCCAGCAGGACATGGATCCCACGGGGTCGCAACTCTACAGTTCCTCTCCCTAAAGCGTTTCCATGGGTACCACAGCACTTAGcatccacttcctgtttcctcctgctcctcctcaggCAACGATGCTAGATTTTCTtgagtgcagcagcagcagcagcagcgaaagaatgaatgaatgaataagtaAAGACTTTCCCCTTCTGCTCCCTCATCACATTAGGTAAAACAGACTTCACAGACAATTCCATATGGAATAATTCAATGAGCAGCGACTGTGGGAGCAACGTGGCAGCACAGTCAACAGCAGGCGGGGCAAGTGTGATCAATGTGTGCAGAGAAAGTGGAGTGGCACTCATCTTAAGATGAGTCATGATGATGTGACATGTAACACTGACATGACATCTGATGAGGGCACAGCAGTTTGTATGTGTAATGTTGCTGATATCCCCTTGGAGCAGCAAAGCTTTGAGAGAGGAAGTTCAGCATTACAGAATAGCAATCAGACAGGCCAGGAGGCTTAAATTAGGAACctgagaaataaagagaaaagaaaatgaaactaaGAGGACTGAATTTATTCACTTTAACAGCCTGaagtccccccacccccccttccTCTTTCTGCCTTCCTCTCCCTCACTCCCTCGTTCTTTGATCAGATGCTGAAGCTATAAACATTACCAGCTGGCCTCGTGCTCCATATAAAGAGGTCAGTTGAGTCGGGGGcagaaggggagggggggggggggggggggggagtcgGGGGGGCACATTTTCAAGAGCAGTAACTCTACTCTCAGCGGCTGGCGGCACCCGCGGCAGACATCTGGGAGAACTTCTCCATTTCAGACACTCTGAATCAGCTAAAAACAAACCCtttcctgacacacacacacactctcacacacacccatccaACACACCAGAATAGATAATAAGGTTGTGTTCCGCTTTTTACAACCAAGTAGTAACACTTCTACCATCTGTTTTCTCGAGGAAGAAATATAACAGCCACAGGTAGCTGTTGGGGTGAGACGGAGGAGGGGTGGCGGCTGTGATTTGCTATTCATGCACTAGTGCATTTGCCATTCATGAATGAACCGTTGAACGGTTGAATTCCCCGGTTGACCTTTCAGCGCTTAGCTTTTGTCTTTCCGATTACGGGCTCACATTTCAGACGTGTGACTCATACTGACTTCGCACAGTTAAATCTAGTACTGAAGAAAGTGTTAACTATTCCATATTCGACATGTGTACGGTTTCAGGTTGCCGGAAAGACAGGTTAAGTGTCTTGGGGTGGACTGTGGGTTCATCCCCAATTAAGGAGTCTTGCTTTGTGAGATTTCGTGTAAGCAAAGCATTGTCATCCAAACATGTGGTCTGAAAAAAGTCCGGAGTCTCTATACCTTTTTCTAAAAAGCACTAGTAAATGGAGCATTGCTGCCTTCATTCTGTACAACAGtacttagtgtgtgtgtgtatgtctcctaatataaaaataaactatttgtgtttgttttgaataGATGCACATAAGAACTGATGTGtcctttaaataatatttgtattcGTGATTAAAGTTAATTTCATGCCATTATTATGTATGTGCTGACgattttcttcagttttggagttttttttttatttgtaagaatGAAAGCGATAAAAATGAGAAAGGCCCATATCACTTTCTTAGCAGCatgttgaaatgtttcaaatgtgatttagtTTAACCAAAAGTCAAAGAATATTCAGTTGTCTATTCAGTTTTCTACCACACATGAGTAAGAAAAACTGGAAGCATTGACTTTTCGCAATCAATTATGATCGACAGTTAATTGACTAATTCAGACCAAATGTCCACATTTGCTTTTATACTGATTAAAGTCTAGAACTTCTGGTGGAAAGTGAACGAAGGACCCGTATATTGTCCTGAACTTGAGTCTATCATTTGTTTACATGCTTGcatctgtgtatgtatgttatCAATGGCTCTTCTGCTGTGAAGAAATATTCTTatatgcgtttgtgtgtgtgtatgtgtgtgtgcgtgggtgggtgggtgtttgCGTGcacgcgcgcgtgtgtgtgtgtgtgtgtaggccaTTGCATTTCCAGTAGTTTTAACTTATTCACTGAATGGCACATTGTAATGAAAAGGCCCAGCCATTAGGCAGCCCTATGAACAAACTGTGACATCACTACTGGACATAGGAGCCCTGTTCTCCACATAGTACAACTATTGAAGCCCCTTCACTACCATCACTGTCCATGACACACCAGACTCTGGCAGCAAACCCATGTGCGAAAACCATCACCTGTTGCAGCTTAGTGTCTGGCCTCAATATGAAGCCTGTGGGCGTGTTGGAGGCACTGTCGGATATTTATTGGTCCCAGGAGCACAAGGGGAGACGGAGgtaaggagacagagagagtgagacagtttatgtgtgcctgtgtgtcctTGACATACCTGGCACCTGgccagagtaaaaaaaaaaaaatctaaaaaactgAACTGTACCTGACCAGCTGTGTCATAGAGTCCCAACAAGTACTGCTTTCCTCCAACGTTGACACTCACTGCAAGGAAATGACAAAGAgcagatgagaggaggaaggagagaaggtGAGGGTGGGGAGGCGAAGGGTGGGGGAGCAGAAAGTGCacaagggagggaggggggggagcTCCGGGTCCCCAGACCCTCTAGGGGAAGAAGGCAAACAAGTGGTTTTGATTGTAGCAACAGATGCAAGTCAATGCAGTTGGAGAAAGAGTGACAGAGGAAGCAGGGAATTGACTCTGGTTTTATTCCTACAGTACATTCACTCTTGTGCCATTTGAATCCGAGAAATCATCAGAAAAATTAGAGAGCGGCAGCTCAGCGTGGCATGGTGTTATTAGCAGATGCTCATGATAAACAGTGACTGAAGAAATGTGTTCCTACCTGCATAATGATCAAAGACTGTGGGCACATACTCCTCGGGAAAGGCGTCATTGGCATAGCTCATCAGAAGACACGTTTTGCCCACTGCACCGTCTCCGACCACGACGCATTTTAACATGATAGTGCCGGTTCCGTTAGCCATGATCCCAACcttaccatcatcatcatcggcCCCTCGACGCCCtgttgtcctcctcctcccgctcctcctcctgctgctgctgctgctgctgctgctgctgctgctgggtggTGATCCCCGCACAGCACAGCGGGCATCACCAGCGTCGGAGGCGGACTGCGCGGCGCACCGAGTTGGACTGAAACTGCATCTTCGTCCCCTCCTCCCCACCACCGGTCACGGCGCTGCCAAAAGTGGCAGTGAAGCACTTCCCTTTTCTCGGC
The nucleotide sequence above comes from Channa argus isolate prfri chromosome 1, Channa argus male v1.0, whole genome shotgun sequence. Encoded proteins:
- the LOC137098099 gene encoding rho-related GTP-binding protein RhoQ; this translates as MANGTGTIMLKCVVVGDGAVGKTCLLMSYANDAFPEEYVPTVFDHYAVSVNVGGKQYLLGLYDTAGQEDYDRLRPLSYPMTDVFLICFSVVNPASFQNVREEWVPELQEYAPSVPYLLIGTQIDLRDDPKTIAKLNDMKEKPIATEQGQKLAKEIGACCYVECSALTQKGLKTVFDEAIIAILTPKRKKGALKRRLGPRCINCCLIT